A region of the Ranitomeya variabilis isolate aRanVar5 chromosome 5, aRanVar5.hap1, whole genome shotgun sequence genome:
gggcccgaacatcgaggtcctcccagttctctactagctgttggcatacttgctcccagagtcgacgtgtcactatgacatcagcatggcggctgtcacccatgttccacagtggctccctgtctcggatcagatcgatgaggccgacctcctcaccgtctGAATCAAGAgcgcgctgtgaagcctgttataaaaaaggacaaaaaaaataaaattagaatcAAAACAACATAAAgtaaattcccccccaaaaaaatgctgcttacacgatgacggccgccacgactctcatgccgacgaccctgggagccactcagaggacctctggatcgagcaccagaatccgaactctagaagaaaaataacataaaaattatgtgcttgtagttagcctttttatgtgttgtgtacatTTTGATATCTATAATGATCATTCTTTTTATTTGTGTGATGTGTCCAATGATCTGTTTCTCTGTGTTGTGTGCATTGTTCTTTCTGTAAGGATCTTTTGTTTTTATGTATTGGGTGTGGTTTGTGGTTCCGCGatgcatgaaagaaacataccaattgtgatcccgctccagatctttctccaccccttcggtcttcttccggaagcacctcttctgctgcagcagcagcttcctacaaaaatgaaagatggtgaaatacattaatatatatagacagagagagagctagacagagCGTGAGAGAGAGAAAAGTATATAAAGAAACATTTACCTGCACTACCGACgagagggagggctcccagaagaagacatggctgatggcaggcaggctcttgcaggcaggcaggctcttgctggcaggcaggctcttgctggcaggcaggctctagctggcaggcaggctctagctggcaggcaggctcttgctggcaggcaggctctagctggcaggcaggcttttgctggaaggcaggctaggctcttgctggcaggctcttGCAGGAAGGCAGGCTAgtctgctggcaggcaggctcttgcaggaaGGCAGGCTCTTgcgggaaggcaggcaggctcttgcaggaaGGCAGGCTCTTgcgggaaggcaggcaggctcttgcaggaaGGCAGGCTCTTgcgggaaggcaggcaggctcttgctggaaggcaggctagactTGCTGGCAGGCAAGCTCTacttggcaggcaggctcttgctggaaggcagggtgttggctctcttgcagtatggctggaaatgagtgagggcctcaatggcattttttttatatgtgtgtcctgggggcaggccaataggttctgagcatgctcagattaaaaaaaaaaaaaaaggatcaggcactaatacaagtcaatggggaaaaaccggttccggtttttattttCGCCGGTTCTGGTTTTTCGCAAAAGAGCCGTAATCAGCcggaatgaaaaaacctgatgtgtgaaagtagcctaaatcatgTTACCACTCCGCAATCTTTGTGATAAATGAGTCATCTAGACTTTcagtttcatttcttttttttctgccTCATTTTACAGTCAGTGATGGCGTCTGCAGGTCTAAGAAGAGAGCTGGAATGTCCCATCTGTCTGACCCTGTATACGGATCCTGTAATCCTGAggtgtggacacaacttctgccgggtctgtattgATCGGGTCCTGAATACACAGGAAGGGTCCggagtttattcctgtcctgaaTGTAGAGAAGAGTTTCAAGAGCGACCTGTGTTGATTAGGAACATAACTCTGTGTAACATATTGGAGGATTTCCTGTCTACTCAACTACATCAGATGATcgggatctgctgcacttactgtgtggactctcctgTACCTGCTGTGAAATCCTGTCTTCTgtgtgaggcttctctgtgtgataatCACCTGAGAGTTCACAGCAAAGGACCAGAACACGTCCTCActgatcccagcacttctctggagaccaggaaatgttctgtccataagaagatcctggaatattactgcactgaggacgctgcttgtatctgtgtgtcctgctgtctcattgGAGAACACAGAGGACATAAAGTAGAGACGCTGGATGAGGCCTCTAAGAAGAGAAAAACTAAACTGGGAAATTTTCTTCAGAAACTGACCACAAAGAGAGAGGAGACTATGGAAAAAGTCTGGCATCTGGAAGAGAACTGGAGAAAAGGTCAAGAAAAAATGACTGAAGAAAAGAAGAGCGTATCTGGCCTGTTTATAGAAATCAGGagacgggtggacgacctggaAAAGAAGGTCCTGAGTGACATCTCCAGTCGGCAAGAGAAGGTGTTACTTTCACTGGCTGATGTGATCCAGaagctggaaataaagaaggacgagctgtccaggaagatgagacacattgaggagctgtgtaacatgacggatccactgactgtcttacaggaaccagacaccggtgacttgtgtgatcctgaggaggaggaggaaggtgatgaggacacagggggacatgatggaggtgatcagGGTGCGGAACTGATTTCAAACATACCACACACATTATCTGCTATGATAAGAGATATAAATGTGACCTTCCATGTTCAGgatcctgcagacatattactggatgtaaacacggctgctaataatctccttatatcagacgacctgaaaactATGTCCCGTATTCTAATAAACCAGAATCGTCGAGAAACGGCAAAAAGATTCCAGGAGGATCAGGTATTAAGCAGCAGCAGATTTTTCTAcggacgacattactgggatgtggaggTCAGTAGGTCAGGGGTGTGGAGGGTGGGGATGTGTTACCCCAGTATAGACAGGAGGGGGCGTCAGTCTTACATTGGACATAATCAAAAGTCCTGGTGTTTGTGTGGAGGGCGACAGGTGTATAATAATCAGTGTTCGGTGATACATCACAGTCAAGTAATCCCGTTACCTCACCAGATCTCCAGTGATAGAATCAGGATAtatctggattatgaggccgggcaattgtccttttatgagctgtgtgaccccatcagacacttacacaccttcactgccaccTTCTCCGAGCCCCTTCATGCTGCGTTATGTGTACATAAAGGTTGTATAAAGCTGTCCGGATGGGGCAGCAGAAATGAGACATCATCATGAGAAACCTACTGATAGTTAAGGAGTTTACCAATCAAATCGAAGGTCATTTAGTatttgtaaaggccccgtctcacatagcgagatcgctagcgagatagctgctgagtcacaagttttgtgacacgtaccagcgatcaggcccctgctgcgagatcgctggtcgtgtcggaatggcctggacctttttttggtcgttgaggccccgctgacatcgctgaatcggtgtgtgtgacaccgatccagcgatgtcttcactggtaaccagggtaaacatcgggttactaagcgcagggctgcgcttagtaacccgatgtttaccctggttaccagcgtaaatgtaataaaaaacaaacagtacatactcaccatctgatgtccgtcaggtcccttgccgtctgcttcctgctctcactgactcccggccgtacagtgagaagtgagagcacagcagtgacgtcaccgctgcgctctgctctcactgtacggccggatctcagtcagagcaggaagcagacggcaagggacctggacaccgaaaggcgagtatgtactgtttgttttttttggtaaccagggtaaacatcgggttactaagcgcggccctgcgcttagtaacccgatgtttaccctggttacccgggtgctgcagggggacttcggcatcgttgaagacagtttcaacgatgccgaagtcgttcccctgatcgttggtcgctggggagagcggtctgtgtgacagctccccagcgaccacacaacgacttaccaacgatcacggccaggtcgtatcgctggtcgtgatcgttggtaaatcgcttagtgagacggggccttaagccaaaaccaggagtgggtgaaaaaaacagaagtggtgatgtgttttgaTTATATTTTTCCtcggattgttcctctcctgagtttggcttacatatactgatgtaaaatgctgaccaaatactgaatgtgtgaatatggCCTCATAGTTAATGGTAATGTTATTTTGGATAGTTTGACAGCTGCCGTCTAATGGTGAGACTAAGAATCAACAGAGTGTGGTGAGTGGGTGCAAAATTTACCATCCAAATAGTATATGACCTATTGGCACTGCTTGTGTATGTAGGTTGGTGGTGCTGTCTAGTTTCACCATAAAGGGCTATGATGAGCTACAAGTAATATTGTGCAGCTGACACTAAATAGAAAATGAGTCTCGGGTCGGGGTCACACAGTGGTTGGCGTGTCATTAGGAGCTGCAGTGATGTACCCTCGTCCTAACCGTTATAGCATCTGTGAAACAAATTATAGGGAAATAAGTGTAAATTTATTGATCGATGGGCGTTATTATTAGAATGtgcgatttaaaaaaataaataaactttgcCATTCTTtcctgcaaattgtggatggttcatTATTTTCAGCTCAGTGTACAATGTTCAAgttgtaattattttatttttgtattatacatttatatagcgccatttattccatggcgctttacatgaaaaaagggggcaaatatagacaaatacattaaacatgagcagaaaacaaggcacacaggtacataaggagggaggaccctgcccgcgagggctcacagtctctaggggatgggtgaggatacactaggagagggtagagctgtttgtgtggcggttcagtaggttgaggatcactgcaggctgtaggcttgtcggaagaggtaggtcttcaggttctttttgaaggtttctatggtaggtgagagtctgatgtgtttggggtagagagttccaaagtatgggggaagcacgagagaagtcttggatgctgttgtgggaagaagagatgagaggggagtagagaagatcttgaaaggatcggaggttgcgtgtgggtaagtaccgggagaccatgttggagatgtaaggaggagacaggttgtggatggctttgtatgtcattgttagggttttgaactggagtctctgggcaataggaagccagtggagggcttggcataggggagaggccggggaatagcaagaagacaggtggattagtcgggtaacagagtgtaggatggattggagtggtgccagagtgataGAGGGGGAGGCCAGagtgtaggaggttgcagtagtcaaggcgggagatgataagggcatgcactagtgtttttgtggtgtcgcagtcaaggaatgcgcgcatccgggaaatatttttgagtttgagatggcaggaagaggcaagggcttggatatgtggcttgaaggagAGTACAGAGTCTTGGATCACCCTGAGGcatcgggcgtgtgggactggggaaagtgagcagccattaacattgatggataggtctggtggaggggtagagtgagatgggggaaagatgatgaattctgttttgtccatgtttagttttagaaaggctgagatagcagacagtgtgggattttggtaagggggtgaggtcaggtccggataggtggatctgcgtgtcatcgtcgtagagatggtactgcataccatgggattctatgagctgtcccacgccgaaggtgtagatggagaagagtaggggtcctatgacagagccttgaggaacaccgaaagACAagaggcgaagtgaggaggtggcatGGGGGAGGGAGACAAATGAATgttcgatctgtcagatatgacgagatccaggatagggtcaagtcggagatgccaagagataagaggatctgtagcagaagggaatggtccacagtgtcaaaggcagaagacaaatATAGAAGAAAGCTGCATCAACGTACTGAAATGAAAAACACTCTATGAATCCTATGGTTGTACGTATCAGgatatagtacaaaaatatatgttCATTAGAATGTCTTAAAATTAGGATTTATCtctacagtatttacacaagaaaattccatggtagGTGACATGATCAGGATGACCAGTaattctccattaaatgtcacctgataACCCAGCAGGTCATATGGCGCCTTCTCAAAATCACTAAAGTAGACAAAACCCTAGGCCCTGTTGACAGACACTCCCGATTACTGCAGGAATTAACCACCATGATAGCCAAACCGTTATTTTTAATAATCACAGATACcaaaataacagggtctgtacaacAAGGCTGGCGCAGAGCAAATGTGGtgaaatattcaaaaaggggagaaAATCTGAGCCTGAAAATTACAGGTCAAGAAATGTAACCTCTACTGTAGGTAAAATCCTTGAGTGTTTCCTAACAGATGCTATCCTGGAGTATTTCAATAAGAATAATCTCAAGACCTAACATCAACATGGGTTTATGAGAGATCGGTCCTAtcaaactaatctgatcagcttctacgaGGCGGTAAGTCCAGACTGGAGAAGGATAAAACCGTGGATGCTGTCTATCTAGACTTTTCAAATGCATTTAATAcagcagtgccacacaaaaggttggtaCAAAGAATGAGAGTAATGGGACTAGGAGAAAATGTGTAACTGGGTTAACTGGCTCAGTAATAGGAAATAAAGggtgattattaaccccttcatgaccttgggattttcagtttttccgtgttcgtttttcgctcccctccttcccagagccataactttttatttttccgtcaatatggcatgtgagggcttattttttgcgggacgagttgtacttttgaacagcataattggttttaccatgtcgtgtactagagaatggggaaaaaaattccaagtgctgtgaaattgcaaaaaaaagtgcaatcccacacttgttttttgtttgttttttttttttttgctaggttcactaaatgctaaaactgacctgccattgtgattctccaggtcattacaagttcatagacatcaaacatgtttaggttattttttatctaagtggtgaaaaaaaattccaaactttgctatataaaaaaaataaaattgcgctattttccgatacccgtagcgtgtccatttttcgtgatctggggtcgggtgatgccgagctgacgtttttaattatgccattttggtgcagataatatcttttgatcgcctgttattgcattttaatgcaatgtcgcggcgaccaaaaaaacgtaattcgggcgtttcaatttttttttcttgctacgtcgtttagcgatcaggttaatcctttttttattgatagattgggcgattctgaatgtggcgatatcaaatatgtgtaggtttgatttttttttttttattttgaatggggcgaaaggggggtgatttaaacttttatatttttttttaaacatttttttttacttttgccatgcttcaatagcctccatgggaggctagaagctggcacaactcgatcggctcagctacatgggatcgctcctatgtagcttcattacaggcttgctatgagcgccgaccacagggtggcgctcacagcaagccggcatcagtgtgaagggttaaactaagaaaaattaaagcaggcttcattttgtgcttttcgactccatcttgctgttttaagatacatttttgttactaggtaaaagttcatagttatgagaccttgattattccagcctgaacaagatatgacactgagggtgtattgttctacgggaccttgacgtacaggctgttcctgcattcttataggttaagaactgtgagcgtgttcctatgttgattggttgaagtgtaacttgttaagattatgaaaagtgcgacacaataaatgggggctcagagatctgctcgattcccccccccccccccccccccccccaaacagagacacacgtctccgtctggtcattttcagttgccggcaacgccctgtggatcaatttgaaaatcagtgTCAACCGTGAAGGCtcacttcagatcctccctcaacagcttggcgcccgaacgtggggccccaaacaggaacgcttctgccccccggaggacaacaagacaaaggaccctaccggacacaggcactggaaattgggactgatcatcccccacaacaaccacggtaagttggcagttatactgttcagactgaccgtttggtgtgtttTTCcagtgttgctgcaaagaggatctgcggTTTGTCCCCAATGGTGgagtgattcttgggtggaatcatatagatgtgtagttccgttgggggctcagtgctcgaaccgtacctcataagggacggacaccccggattgaccagtgattgtaATTCTCTTTGTAGTCAAAAAATCCTGATCACTGCTAGAATCAGGcatggtgaggtgatcgaagattgggtaggatacgtaactcaggaatacaggtccttctcaaaaaattagcatatagtgttaaatttcattatttaccataatgtaatgattacaattaaactttcatatattatagattcattatccaccaactgaaatttgtcaggtcttttattgttttaatactgatgattttggcctacaactcctgataacccaaaaaacctgtctcaataaattagcatatcaagaaaaggttctctaaacgacctattaccctaatcttctgaatcaactaattaactctaaacacatgcaaaagatacctgaggcttttaaaaactccctgcctggttcattactcaaaacccccatcatgggtaagactagcgacctgacagatgtcaagaaggccatcattgacaccctcaagcaagagggtaagacccagaaagaaatttctcaacaaataggctgttcccagagtgctgtatcaaggcaccttaatggtaagtctgttggaaggaaacaatgtggcagaaaacgctgtacaacgagaagaggtgaccggaccctgaggaagattgtggagaaggaccgattccagaccttggggaacctgaggaagcagtggactgagtctggtgtggaaacatccagagccaccgtgcacaggcgtgtgcaggaaatgggctacaggtgccgcattccccaggtaaagccacttttgaaccataaacagcggcagaagcgcctgacctgggctacagagaagcagcactggactgttgctaagtggtcccaagtacttttttctgatgaaagcaaattttgcatgtcattcggaaatcaaggtgccagagtctggaggaagactggggagaaggaaatgccaaaatgcctgaagtccagtgtcaagtacccagtcagtgatggtgtggggtgccatgtcagctgctggtgttggtccactgtgtttcatcaagggcagggtcaatgcagctagctatcaggagattttggagcacttcatgcttcctggcacctgctcacagtgccaaaaccactggtaaatggtttactgaccatggtattactgtgctcaattggcctgccaactctcctgacctgaaccccatagagaatctgtgggatattgtgaagagaaagttgagagacgcaagacccaacactctggatgagcttaaggccgctattgaagcatcctgggcctccataacatctcagcagtgtcacaggctgattgcctccatgccacgccgcattgaagcagccatttctgccaaaggattcccgaccaagtattgagtgcataactgaacattattagttgatgttttttttgtttgttattaaaaaacacttttatttgattggacgggtgaaatatgctaatttattgagacaggttttttgggttttcaggagttgtatgccaaaatcatcagtattcaaacaataaaagacctgacaaatttcagttggtggataatgaatctataatatatgaaagtttaattgtaatcattacattatggtaaataatgaaatttaacactatatgctaattttttgagaaggacctgtatatatatgtcCGGAGGgttagtctgagacgccctcctctcATTACCGcattttttgggttgtcccagtgggggacaggtaGACCCGGTGGAacagactatacggccgctctagtactgtgcacaactgaagtaaggatatttagctctaaaagaatcagtttccgtggaagaaaaagaagaatttgtgtgatgaaggttttgtagaaattaattaagtctgagaactgctgcattctgtttgtgtgaaatttctaaaaatCTTATGGAAGGGGGCAGTCTAAGCAGCTACGCGattgctttctcctttctgtgtGGAGAATGCTGTGAGTTCTTATGTCCACTGAAGTCTTGGATgggagggggcacatagctgcgcTCAAGATTATCTgtatattctgtccttggtgtagtacgtgctgggagatctgtgttttgtttaaagcaacagtattgtattgaagtagaaagaaatattgtaggtttaagttggaagttgaaagtaaaatatggtgcctagttttagaaggaaacttgtaagtgatcgtttggttatcagtgtgattgaaagattggtaaaagattcacctgcttcaagttgagtgattgatatatacagcaaattgaggatcaacagaggaagagaGTTCTGATTGTTTCTGTTAttgttacgttgaaaaaggaaagctgtctactaCTATGACAAAGACTGAGAAAGtggctggatgttttgtggtgcaggaaggaattgagggtaatgtgctagaaagacaaataattaaaaataatgatctgggacagggggctccctgttagatgatatggtccctccccaggaaatcaagcctctcctcccgactgtaagctccgtgcccctcaatcccaaagcaccaatatatcctgggttgccaaaacttagtgcgcccccaccctatgatgctgccgggtggatttgtgatgtatgcggagttactaattctcagtggagagaggtctgttacaattgtggagcgaggagaCCTGGAGTTGTAGCCTCcatctttcccttgctaaacgctgacagcacTTATTATCGGCCACTGCTAGCACCAGCTCCTGTCatgcctagtattgctagtggttatgcgtagggttgagagacttttactttttcaggatcgagtccggttttgcgaaacccgactttgtaaaaagtcgggtcggatgaaatcggccgattatttcgaaaagtcggggatccgaccaaaacccgaaacccaatgcaagtcaatggagaatcaaagtcggcagtgagtggaggacagcaaaacaccaacagagcccattttaatgccaaaaacatcaattcttgttacttaagcttgtcaatcttaatttaccttataagaatagttaggcattgaaaattggggctcatttggcaaaagttgtggggggattcGGGCTGGCTAAACTTTTTCAGGGGCCCAGGAAAatttggactacgtcacggcggtggagcagggagatgtaagaatttcaaatttgcaagtgctgtgatccagagcaagcaggggggggcacaatcgttggcactgggcccctcatagtacagcggtgtttgatggcgggtggcgtctcactggcagagacacttttgcatactatgaggggccctgtgccagtgacgtcgccaacgagtgtgcccccccacctgatgaaggaacctgcactttcatatgcaccttcctctttgtccccatgtaaggtggtatagtatgcgggaaggggaacctgagtttcagcagggtcagattcaggctgtgtagagtgcaaggggaatgtaatggtctgtgtcaatgtaccagcagactcctctagcagtgactgggcaatgggcaggaatgaggaggaaacacagatataggcccaaaataaaaaagtaggccaaaagctgttaaaaattggtaacaggagtaaacaggcggcattggtttgttcagtggaggggaacAACAatctgcggcagacaccgttagtaggcccaaccaaacaagtaggccaaatgcagtttcatattctaaatataggccgaaagcctgaagattgaagctcagctttgtgtagtagaggaaaacaagaggcagcagcagacaacattactaggcccaaaccaagaactaggccaaatgtagtttcatattgttgttacaggcccaaagcctgaagcttcaagctcagctttgtttagtagaggaaaacaagaggcggcagcagacaatgttactaggcccaacccaacaagtaggccaaatgcagtttaatataaaaaatatttaaacgaaagcctgaggattgaagcgcaagaaaaataaaccaggacaacaccaaggagcggcagacaccgttagtaggccccaacccaacaagtaggccaaatacagtttaatatttgaaacgggacaacagttgaagttcagctttgttcagtgaaggaaaaaaaagaagcagcggcagacagttattgcgcccaaataataaagacagtggtagtaggcgcaaagtattaaatggaggccagggcccctgtatattttaactatcatctatcatttcaaataattcgtattgacagtgccatttaaggttttaaccgcacagactacacagtggtggagctgaaagaagtagtattgcaagtggtagagcactgttcaagctgg
Encoded here:
- the LOC143777040 gene encoding E3 ubiquitin/ISG15 ligase TRIM25-like, which encodes MASAGLRRELECPICLTLYTDPVILRCGHNFCRVCIDRVLNTQEGSGVYSCPECREEFQERPVLIRNITLCNILEDFLSTQLHQMIGICCTYCVDSPVPAVKSCLLCEASLCDNHLRVHSKGPEHVLTDPSTSLETRKCSVHKKILEYYCTEDAACICVSCCLIGEHRGHKVETLDEASKKRKTKLGNFLQKLTTKREETMEKVWHLEENWRKGQEKMTEEKKSVSGLFIEIRRRVDDLEKKVLSDISSRQEKVLLSLADVIQKLEIKKDELSRKMRHIEELCNMTDPLTVLQEPDTGDLCDPEEEEEGDEDTGGHDGGDQGAELISNIPHTLSAMIRDINVTFHVQDPADILLDVNTAANNLLISDDLKTMSRILINQNRRETAKRFQEDQVLSSSRFFYGRHYWDVEVSRSGVWRVGMCYPSIDRRGRQSYIGHNQKSWCLCGGRQVYNNQCSVIHHSQVIPLPHQISSDRIRIYLDYEAGQLSFYELCDPIRHLHTFTATFSEPLHAALCVHKGCIKLSGWGSRNETSS